From a region of the Salarias fasciatus chromosome 6, fSalaFa1.1, whole genome shotgun sequence genome:
- the LOC115389792 gene encoding von Willebrand factor A domain-containing protein 7-like: protein MMLRQVVTLLVVLLLPGLSHSFNPNYGTSVTHRSITETAILRKILEVCQDLGIATRGDFTLTIDDNLSVNAVLRACSSDPSSTSPLSSDDFQTAIKTIHRHNTKVDIHYASTAARHFDNEAFQEGRNIITKGLVNVKTNAIIGNFWTGRKILGEICHTLQDFYSHSNWVELGKTTPYSTLIKQDQPLENLAGVNVPTCRSCTGDNCQNNILPEVITQQLITSGYFESPSNDKPAGKCSHGGYSDQTSFKDPVGGINKDTQDSSHGFLYQEAADLALDATLELLEDIRVAVGDRNFLRFMGVSQSSALCFVIDTTGSMRDDIAAVRDVTFRIIDSRTGTPEEPSLYILVPFHDPKFGPASSTTDPDVFKASINRLTASGGAGDIREKSLSGLHLALATAPPASDIFLFTDASANDAHLKNTVTALIESTKSVVTFMLSDVLATRRGQSDGQNPLTRSMTQAETEIYRDLARASGGQTIEVSKLDLTQATAVIEDLTANAVVTVFQAAVDPGRPMNFSFVIDASVRNIIIYITGVQRSLTFRLTSSTGVSQDSSQPSGPLATFSTVGNLRRISLNSTTDTGMWEISVNSRSPYIVKITGQSSVNFVYDIVEEREGAHGGLDSLDGRPPGGNVTLLVTVTGSDTATITHMTLFDSSSMSEIHGSVQRVSVLSSAVLMTSWVVVCQSEQSEAADFRSKGLKPPALRSRFQTFLNLTAGRPFDLFPVASSPYSKPLGMQLSSIQGLVANGNTGSTTDILAHDIGLFKAEGEAKLRHQRAGTNKAVDETLGRFLSVGNKISIISEEHLPDENAPHLGLCSEACQSLGGNDYLVRFREVPAKEFVVRLRGEDSSSTSKTTSDRFLRQASTQLKTSSISVTAQANSSSIEPGSSLAIPFTVSSSISGKFPLQVSNDRSYATTAPNSVTIALGSGGEANGMVTLTVPASAKSGTDVTVTIEVENAAATEMNFAVLRFSVVTPVTDISSPVCQIVNITGICPASSSLCATTQWEFIAKLTDGINGTGIVTVSLRQGNGILNTSMEVGPGGENITVVTYSSSCCSQSVEVAAVDGVGNVGRCVGQAMAMTTPAPTATTASTTPALTASVGWLMLIILCSLLFIILVAFLCKSFKNMFCRQYDEKRVLKD, encoded by the exons ATGATGCTAAGACAAGTGGTCACGTTGCTGGTGGTGCTGTTACTGCCAGGCCTCAGTCACAGTTTTAATCCAAATTATGGGACATCAGTCACACATCGAAGCATCACAGAGACGGCAATCCTCAGAAAGATACTCGAAGTCTGCCAAGACCTTGGTATTGCGACGAGAGGGGATTTCACACTTACC atTGATGACAACTTGTCAGTGAACGCCGTCCTAAGGGCTTGTTCCAGTGATCCAAGCTCcacttctcctctctcttctgacGACTTCCAAACTGCCATTAAGACCATTCACAGACATAATACAAAGGTGGATATCCACTATGCCTCCACAGCAGCACGTCATTTTGACAATGAAGCCTTCCAGGAAGGTCGGAATATCATCACAAAAG gTCTGGTAAATGTGAAGACTAATGCGATCATTGGAAATTTTTGGACTGGACGGAAAATTCTTGGTGAAATCTGTCACACCCTTCAG GATTTCTACAGTCACAGTAACTGGGTGGAGCTTGGAAAAACCACTCCTTATAGCACACTCATCAAACAAGATCAACCTCTGGAAAACTTGGCAG gTGTCAATGTTCCAACTTGCAGGAGCTGCACAGGAGATAACTGTCAAAACAACATATTGCCTGAAGTGATAACACAACAGCTTATAACTTCAGGTTACTTTGAAAGCCCCTCTAATGATAAACCTGCAg GTAAATGCAGCCATGGTGGTTATTCAGATCAAACAAGTTTTAAGGATCCTGTGGGAGGTATTAATAAGGATACACAAGACTCCAGCCATGGTTTCCTTTACCAGGAAGCAGCAGATCTGGCACTTGATGCCACATTGGAGCTACTGGAAGACATCAGAGTAGCGGTTGGAGACAGGAACTTTCTGCG ATTCATGGGTGTGTCCCAATCCTCTGCGCTATGTTTTGTGATTGACACTACTGGCAGTATGAGAGATGACATAGCTGCAGTTCGGGACGTTACTTTTCGGATtattgacagcaggacaggaacaCCAGAGGAGCCATCTCTATACATTCTGGTACCTTTCCATGACCCAA AGTTTGGACCTGCGAGTAGTACAACTGACCCAGATGTCTTCAAAGCCAGTATTAACAGACTCACTGCAAGTGGAGGAGCTGGTGACATCAGAGAAAAGAGTCTGTCTGGACTACAT CTTGCTCTAGCTACTGCTCCACCAGCATCCGAcattttcctcttcactgaTGCTTCTGCAAATGATGCCCATCTGAAAAACACCGTTACAGCACTGATCGAGAGTACAAAGTCTGTG GTAACTTTCATGTTGTCAGATGTGCTTGCTACGCGGCGAGGCCAAAGTGATGGTCAAAATCCATTGACACGTAGCATGACGCAGGCAGAGACTGAGATATACCGGGACTTAGCCCGGGCCTCTGGGGGTCAGACCATCGAAGTCAGCAAGTTAGATCTTACTCAGGCCACTGCTGTTATAGAAGACCTAACAGCCAACGCTGTG GTGACAGTTTTCCAAGCAGCAGTTGATCCAGGACGTCCTATGAATTTCTCTTTTGTTATTGATGCATCGGTCAGAAACATTATCATTTACATAACAGGAGTGCAAAGATCTCTCACCTTCAGACTCACCAGCTCAACAG GAGTATCGCAGGATTCATCTCAGCCCAGTGGTCCTTTGGCAACTTTCTCCACTGTGGGAAACCTTCGCCGGATAAGCCTGAACAGCACTACTGACACCGGGATGTGGGAAATCAGTGTTAACTCTAGAAGTCCATACATTGTTAAAATCACAG GTCAAAGTTCAGTGAATTTTGTCTATGACATTGTGGAAGAACGAGAGGGAGCCCACGGTGGTCTGGACTCTTTGGATGGACGTCCTCCTG GAGGAAATGTGACTCTCCTGGTCACTGTGACGGGAAGTGACACAGCAACAATCACACATATGACTCTCTTTGACAGCTCAAGTATGTCAGAGATCCACGGGTCAGTGCAG CGGGTGtctgttctctcctctgctgttctgatGACATCCTGGGTGGTGGTCTGCCAATCGGAGCAGTCGGAGGCGGCTGACTTCAGGTCGAAGGGTTTGAAGCCGCCAGCCTTGAGGTCACGCTTCCAAACATTCTTGAACCTGACAGCTGGAcgtccctttgacctgtttccagTAGCAAGCTCCCCGTACAGTAAGCCTTTGGGGATGCAGCTGTCGTCCATTCAG GGTCTGGTCGCCAATGGTAATACTGGGAGCACTACTGACATCCTGGCCCATGACATTGGTCTTTTTAAGGCTGAAGGTGAGGCCAAACTCAGGCACCAGAGAGCAGGCACCAACAAAGCAGTTGATGAGACGTTGGGGCGCTTCCTCAGTGTGGGCAACAAGATCAGCATCATCAGCGAAGAGCACCTCCCTGATGAGAACGCTCCACACCTTGGTCTTTGCTCTGAGGCGTGCCAG TCGTTAGGGGGCAACGACTACCTGGTAAGATTCAGAGAAGTCCCTGCGAAAGAATTTGTGGTTCGCCTCCGAggtgaggacagcagctccacttcCAAGACCACATCTGACAGATTCCTGAGACAAGCCTCCACTCAGCTTAAGACTTCCAGTATTTCTGTTACt GCTCAAGCTAACAGCAGCAGTATCGAGCCAGGTTCCTCTCTCGCCATCCCTTTCACTGTGTCCTCCAGTATAAGTGGGAAATTCCCATTGCAAGTCAGCAATGACCGCAGCTATGCCACCACAGCACCGAACAGTGTCACCATTGCATTAGGCAGTGGAGGTGAGGCCAATGGCATGGTGACCCTAACCGTGCCGGCCAGTGCCAAATCAGGAACAGACGTGACCGTCACCATCGAGGTTGAAAATGCAGCTGCCACCGAAATGAACTTTGCTGTGCTCAGGTTTTCAGTGGTAACGCCG GTGACAGACATATCCAGTCCTGTGTGTCAGATAGTGAATATAACTGGCATCTGCccagcctcttcctctctctgcgcCACCACCCAGTGGGAGTTCATCGCTAAACTCACTGATGGCATCAACGGCACCGGGATTGTGACCGTGTCCCTCCGCCAAGGGAATGGTATTCTGAATACTAGCATGGAGGTGGGACCTGGGGGCGAGAACATCACAGTGGTCACATACAGCTCTTCGTGCTGCTCACAGAGTGTGGAGGTGGCAGCTGTGGACGGGGTGGGGAATGTGGGGCGATGTGTGGGACAGGCGATGGCAATGACTACACCTGCCCCAACTGCAACCACTGCATCCACTACTCCAGCTTTAACGGCCTCCGTTGGATGGCTCATGCTCATCATATTATGCAGTCTTTTGTTCATTATTCTGGTGGCTTTCCTTtgtaaatcatttaaaaatatgttttgcaGGCAATATGATGAAAAACGTGTCTTAAAAGACTGA